From a region of the Candidatus Binatia bacterium genome:
- a CDS encoding OB-fold domain-containing protein, whose product MSADAPKPAPRPTPETEAYWEGCRAGEIRLQRCGECAQVQFPPRRFCSGCLGVSLTWEPASGRGKVRSYSVVRHPISPAFASDVPYVVALIELDEGPTMMAGVRGCAIDDVSIGLPVAVEFEERSEAIHLPYFHPR is encoded by the coding sequence GTGAGCGCGGACGCCCCCAAGCCGGCGCCGCGACCGACTCCGGAGACGGAGGCCTATTGGGAGGGATGTCGCGCGGGCGAGATTCGCCTACAGCGCTGCGGGGAGTGTGCCCAGGTGCAGTTTCCGCCGCGTCGGTTCTGCTCGGGTTGTCTCGGGGTCTCCCTCACGTGGGAGCCGGCGTCGGGTCGCGGAAAAGTTCGTAGCTACAGCGTGGTCCGCCATCCGATCTCGCCGGCGTTCGCGAGCGACGTACCGTACGTGGTCGCGCTGATCGAGTTGGACGAAGGTCCGACGATGATGGCGGGTGTGAGGGGTTGTGCGATCGACGACGTGTCGATCGGGTTGCCTGTTGCGGTCGAATTCGAAGAACGTAGTGAGGCGATTCACCTTCCGTACTTCCATCCGCGTTGA
- a CDS encoding MaoC family dehydratase N-terminal domain-containing protein: MSRLTSEMLSHVGRSRVPVMELATRREIRKYSIATRQKLPKYLEGVEAPPLFYVALFWDVVSLDRMTPDGITVDPLLPELPFPRVMAGGIKTQYSQPIRCGDYLVAKRTLTDLYEKEGKSGPLCFYEVTLDVKTDTGAPVLVEKTTRILR, translated from the coding sequence ATGAGTCGCCTCACATCGGAAATGCTGTCGCACGTCGGTCGCTCGCGCGTGCCGGTGATGGAGCTCGCGACGCGCCGGGAGATCCGCAAGTACTCGATCGCCACTCGCCAGAAGCTGCCGAAGTATCTCGAAGGTGTCGAGGCGCCACCCCTCTTCTACGTGGCGCTGTTCTGGGACGTGGTGTCGCTCGATCGGATGACCCCGGACGGCATCACCGTCGATCCGCTCCTGCCCGAGCTACCCTTCCCGCGCGTGATGGCCGGTGGGATCAAGACGCAGTACTCCCAGCCGATTCGTTGCGGCGACTATCTCGTTGCGAAGCGCACCCTCACCGATCTCTACGAGAAGGAAGGGAAGTCCGGTCCCCTCTGCTTCTACGAGGTCACCCTCGACGTGAAGACCGACACCGGCGCGCCGGTCCTGGTGGAGAAGACGACGCGCATTCTGCGCTGA
- a CDS encoding AMP-binding protein: MNVGTIPAKHARLHPNREAVIDATTGRRVTFGELENRVRRLGNGLRGALGLAPGDRIAILSKNSVEFLEVYFAAGRRGLISQPLNWRLGVAEMARILENGAPRAIVFSSEFEAEATELRALVAVEHWLEYGGGEKSYESLLDRSDDTDESIEAVDADPFFILYTGGTTGESKGALHTHGSATMGMLNQTVAERIVPHDVYMLTGQMFHIPMVLAMNYLAHGCPLVLMNFDARLALELIQRERVSAFLGITTMLNWMMAESGFSGFDLSSLRNIQYGGGPMPPNVVQAVLESFPCEVIQGYGQTEGATMTFLSQEDHRDALQGVHAERLHSCGREGFVTEIRVADSDGHTTPRDGTTTGEILVRSPANMREYWQKPELTAETLRDGWMWTGDIATWDAESYVYIVDRAKDMIITGGENVYSVQVEAAIHKHPAVLEAAVIGVPDDEWGESVKAVVVLKPGQEASAKEIIDTARTHLASYQKPRSVDFVEALPKAPTGKILKRQLREPYWKNRERSV, from the coding sequence GTGAACGTCGGAACCATCCCCGCGAAGCACGCACGCCTCCATCCCAACCGCGAGGCCGTGATCGATGCGACGACCGGACGCCGAGTCACGTTCGGTGAGTTGGAGAATCGCGTACGCCGCCTCGGAAACGGGCTGCGCGGTGCGCTCGGGCTCGCGCCGGGCGATCGCATCGCGATCCTTTCGAAGAACAGCGTCGAGTTCCTCGAGGTGTATTTTGCGGCCGGCCGGCGTGGTCTGATCTCACAGCCGCTCAACTGGCGACTCGGTGTCGCCGAGATGGCCCGCATCCTCGAAAACGGGGCCCCGCGCGCGATCGTTTTCTCGAGTGAGTTCGAAGCCGAGGCGACCGAGCTCCGTGCGCTGGTGGCGGTGGAGCACTGGCTCGAGTACGGCGGCGGCGAGAAGAGCTACGAGAGCCTCCTCGATCGCTCGGACGACACGGACGAATCGATCGAGGCGGTCGACGCCGATCCGTTCTTCATCCTCTACACCGGGGGGACGACCGGGGAGTCCAAGGGCGCCCTGCACACGCACGGTAGTGCCACCATGGGCATGCTGAACCAGACCGTCGCGGAGCGTATCGTGCCGCACGACGTCTACATGCTCACCGGGCAGATGTTCCACATCCCGATGGTGCTCGCGATGAACTATCTCGCGCACGGGTGTCCCCTGGTCCTCATGAACTTCGACGCGCGCCTGGCGCTCGAACTGATCCAGCGAGAGCGGGTGTCGGCCTTCCTCGGCATCACGACGATGTTGAACTGGATGATGGCCGAGTCGGGATTTTCGGGCTTCGACTTGTCGAGCCTCCGCAACATTCAGTACGGCGGCGGCCCTATGCCGCCCAATGTCGTTCAGGCGGTACTCGAGTCGTTCCCGTGCGAGGTGATCCAGGGGTACGGGCAGACGGAGGGGGCGACGATGACCTTCCTGTCTCAAGAAGATCATCGCGATGCTCTCCAAGGCGTGCACGCCGAACGGCTTCACTCCTGCGGTCGCGAGGGCTTCGTGACCGAGATACGGGTCGCGGATTCCGACGGCCACACGACTCCGCGCGACGGTACGACGACCGGTGAGATCCTGGTGCGTTCGCCCGCGAACATGCGCGAGTACTGGCAGAAGCCGGAGCTCACCGCGGAGACGCTTCGCGACGGTTGGATGTGGACCGGTGACATCGCCACCTGGGACGCCGAGAGCTACGTCTACATCGTCGACCGAGCGAAGGACATGATCATCACCGGCGGAGAGAACGTCTACTCGGTTCAGGTCGAGGCTGCGATTCACAAGCATCCCGCTGTCCTGGAAGCCGCGGTGATCGGTGTACCCGACGACGAATGGGGCGAGTCGGTGAAGGCGGTGGTCGTTCTGAAGCCGGGCCAGGAGGCCTCCGCGAAGGAGATCATCGACACCGCGCGAACCCACTTGGCCTCGTATCAAAAGCCGCGCTCGGTCGATTTCGTCGAGGCACTCCCGAAGGCTCCCACCGGAAAGATCTTGAAGCGGCAGCTGCGGGAACCGTACTGGAAGAATCGGGAACGAAGCGTATGA
- a CDS encoding thiolase family protein produces MSRSGSLRGAVAIVGIGDTELGKLPGRGATDLTIDAAARALRDAGIDKAQVDGLITSNSMVEPHMYHAEMVAQTMQIFPRYCMTLAAGGATSFAAIHHAASAIATGICETVLISSADNLRTGLTREQAMAQQSSTGHPQFEAPYGAPVPASYAFLAHAHMHEFGTTPEQLAAVAVTTRHHASLNPTAEKRDRIEIRDVLESRMIADPLHLLDCSLVSDGGSAVIVTSAARARDYPHAPVYLLGAGEGHSHEHVSAAHSLVTSAARESGERAYTMAGLTPKDVDFAQLYDCFTPVVLIELEDLGFCAKGDGGPFVEAGHTALGGRLPTNTHGGLLSHSHPGNPGSMFALTEAVTQLRGAAGERQVENAEIGLVHAQGGILSSHCTLLLGKDPS; encoded by the coding sequence ATGAGTCGCTCAGGGAGCCTCCGCGGTGCCGTCGCGATCGTCGGCATCGGCGACACGGAACTCGGCAAGCTCCCCGGACGCGGGGCGACGGACCTCACTATCGATGCGGCCGCACGCGCTCTGCGCGACGCGGGCATCGACAAGGCCCAGGTCGACGGCCTCATTACGTCGAACTCGATGGTCGAGCCGCACATGTACCACGCGGAAATGGTCGCGCAGACGATGCAGATCTTCCCGCGCTACTGCATGACGCTCGCCGCCGGTGGTGCGACGAGCTTCGCGGCGATTCATCACGCCGCCTCCGCAATCGCGACGGGGATTTGCGAGACGGTCCTGATCAGTTCCGCCGACAACCTGCGCACCGGCCTCACCCGCGAGCAGGCGATGGCGCAGCAGTCCTCGACTGGCCATCCGCAGTTCGAGGCGCCTTACGGTGCGCCGGTTCCGGCGTCCTACGCGTTCCTCGCGCACGCGCACATGCATGAGTTCGGAACGACGCCGGAGCAACTCGCCGCCGTCGCGGTGACGACGCGGCATCACGCCTCGCTCAACCCGACGGCGGAGAAACGCGACCGGATCGAGATCCGCGATGTCCTCGAATCACGAATGATCGCCGACCCCCTGCACTTGCTCGACTGTTCGCTCGTTTCGGACGGCGGCTCCGCGGTCATCGTCACGAGCGCAGCGCGCGCGCGTGACTACCCCCACGCTCCGGTCTACTTGCTGGGTGCGGGGGAGGGGCATTCGCACGAACACGTCTCGGCCGCGCACAGCCTGGTGACGTCGGCTGCTCGGGAATCCGGCGAGCGCGCCTACACGATGGCAGGCCTCACCCCGAAGGACGTGGACTTCGCGCAGCTGTACGATTGCTTCACTCCGGTCGTCTTGATCGAGCTCGAAGACCTGGGCTTCTGCGCCAAGGGGGACGGGGGTCCTTTCGTCGAGGCGGGGCACACCGCGCTCGGCGGACGTCTTCCGACGAATACGCATGGGGGGCTCCTCTCGCACAGCCACCCCGGAAACCCGGGCTCCATGTTTGCGCTCACCGAAGCCGTGACGCAGCTCCGCGGTGCCGCGGGTGAACGACAGGTGGAGAACGCGGAGATCGGTTTGGTGCACGCGCAGGGCGGGATCCTCTCCAGCCACTGCACTCTCCTTCTCGGAAAGGACCCATCGTGA